A part of Saimiri boliviensis isolate mSaiBol1 chromosome 11, mSaiBol1.pri, whole genome shotgun sequence genomic DNA contains:
- the C1QA gene encoding complement C1q subcomponent subunit A translates to MEGSRGWLVVCVLAVSLASTVTQDVCRAPNGKDGLAGRPGRPGRPGLKGEQGEPGDPGIRTGIRGLKGDQGEPGPPGNPGKVGYPGPSGLPGIPGPPGIKGIKGNPGNIKDQPRPAFSAIRRNPPMGGNVVIFDTVLTNQEGPYQNNSGRFVCAVPGYYYFTFQVVSKWDICLSIVSSSRGQVRRSLGFCDANSKGIFQVVSGGTVLHLQQGDQVWVEKDPSKGRIYQGSEADSVFSGFLIFPSA, encoded by the exons ATGGAGGGGTCCCGGGGCTGGCTGGTGGTCTGTGTGCTGGCCGTGTCGCTGGCCTCTACGGTGACCCAGGATGTGTGCCGAGCACCAAACGGGAAGGACGGGTTGGCAGGAAGACCCGGCAGACCGGGGCGGCCAGGCCTCAAGGGGGAGCAAGGGGAGCCGG GGGACCCTGGCATCCGGACAGGCATCCGAGGCCTTAAAGGAGACCAGGGGGAACCCGGGCCCCCTGGAAACCCCGGCAAGGTGGGCTACCCAGGGCCCAGCGGCCTCCCCGGGATCCCTGGCCCGCCAGGAATTAAAGGCATCAAGGGCAATCCAGGAAACATCAAGGACCAGCCGCGGCCGGCCTTCTCGGCCATTAGGAGGAACCCACCGATGGGAGGCAACGTGGTCATCTTCGACACGGTCCTCACCAACCAGGAAGGCCCGTACCAGAACAACTCGGGCCGCTTTGTCTGTGCTGTGCCCGGCTACTATTACTTCACCTTCCAGGTGGTGTCCAAGTGGGACATCTGCCTGTCCATCGTATCCTCCTCTAGGGGCCAGGTCCGACGCTCCCTGGGCTTCTGTGATGCCAACAGCAAGGGAATCTTCCAGGTGGTGTCGGGGGGCACAGTGCTTCATCTGCAGCAGGGTGACCAGGTCTGGGTCGAAAAAGACCCCAGTAAGGGCCGCATTTACCAGGGTTCCGAGGCTGACAGCGTCTTCAGCGGCTTCCTCATCTTCCCATCTGCCTGA